One part of the Pogoniulus pusillus isolate bPogPus1 chromosome 34, bPogPus1.pri, whole genome shotgun sequence genome encodes these proteins:
- the YTHDF3 gene encoding YTH domain-containing family protein 3 isoform X1, with protein sequence MSATSVDQRPKGQGNKVSVQNGSIHQKDAVNDDDFEPYLSSQTNQSNSYPPMSDPYMPSYYAPSIGFPYSLGEAAWSTAGDPPMPYLTTYGQMSNGEHHYIPDGVFSQPGALGNTPPFLGQHGFNFFPGNADFSTWGTSGSQGQSTQSSAYSSSYGYPPSSLGRAIADGQAGFGSDTLSKVPGISSIEQGMAGLKIGGDMTAAVTKTVGSALSSTGMTSIAANSVPPVSSSAPKPTSWAAIARKPAKPQPKLKPKGNVGIGGPAVPPPPIKHNMNIGTWDDKGSVVKAPPAQPVLPPQTIIQQPQPLIQPPPLVQSQLPQQQPQPQQPQQQQGPQQQAQPHQLQQQQLQNRWVAPRNRGVGFSQNNGAGGENFGLGVVSVSSSPSGVEVHPVLEKLKAINNYNPKDFDWNLKNGRVFIIKSYSEDDIHRSIKYSIWCSTEHGNKRLDAAYRSLNGKGPLYLLFSVNGSGHFCGVAEMKSVVDYNAYAGVWSQDKWKGKFDVKWIFVKDVPNNQLRHIRLENNDNKPVTNSRDTQEVPLEKAKQVLKIIATFKHTTSIFDDFAHYEKRQEEEEAMRRCFHASCTSLSTRRH encoded by the exons AGACCTAAAGGACAGGGAAATAAAG TTTCAGTACAAAACGGTTCGATTCATCAGAAGGATGCAGTAAATGATGATGATTTTGAGCCATATCTAAGTAGTCAGACAAATCAG AGTAACAGCTACCCACCAATGTCAGACCCGTACATGCCTAGCTACTATGCTCCATCCATTGGATTTCCATACTCTCTAGGGGAAGCAGCATGGTCAACTGCAGGAGACCCTCCTATGCCATACCTGACAACCTATGGACAGATGAGTAACGGTGAACACCATTACATCCCTGACGGCgtcttcagccagcctggggccttGGGAAATACTCCTCCCTTTCTGGGGCAGCatggatttaatttttttcctgggaATGCAGACTTCTCTACATGGGGGACGAGTGGATCTCAGGGACAATCAACGCAGAGCTCTGCCTACAGCAGCAGCTACGGCTATCCGCCGAGTTCTCTGGGGAGAGCCATAGCggatggacaggctggatttggcagcgatactctgagcaagGTGCCTGGGATTAGCAGCATCGAGCAAGGCATGGCTGGACTGAAAATTGGTGGAGATATGACGGCTGCTGTCACAAAAACTGTAGGGTCAGCTCTGAGCAGTACAGGTATGACGAGCATCGCGGCCAACAGCGTGCCTCCGGTGAGCAGTTCGGCACCTAAACCCACCTCCTGGGCTGCCATTGCAAGGAAGCCTGCTAAACCTCAGCCCAAACTCAAGCCTAAAGGTAACGTGGGCATCGGGGGCCCCGCTGTACCACCACCACCTATAAAACACAACATGAATATTGGAACTTGGGATGACAAAGGGTCAGTGGTAAAAGCACCCCCGGCCCAACCAGTACTGCCTCCTCAGACTATAatccagcagcctcagccatTAATTCAACCACCGCCACTGGTGCAAAGCCAACTGCCTcaacagcagcctcagccaCAGCAACCACAACAGCAACAAGGACCTCAGCAGCAGGCCCAGCCTCACcagttgcagcagcagcagctgcagaaccgCTGGGTAGCTCCTCGCAACAGGGGCGTGGGCTTCAGCCAGAACAACGGAGCTGGCGGCGAGAACTTTGGTTTAGGTGTTGTATCCGTTAGCTCCTCGCCTTCCGGGGTGGAGGTGCACCCAGTGCTGGAGAAACTAAAGGCCATAAACAACTACAATCCCAAAGACTTCGATTGGAACCTGAAGAATGGACGTGTGTTTATAATCAAAAGCTATTCAGAGGACGATATCCATCGCTCCATTAAGTACTCCATCTGGTGTAGTACTGAGCATGGCAATAAGCGCTTGGACGCCGCTTACCGGTCCCTGAATGGCAAAGGCCCACTCTATTTGCTCTTCAGCGTGAATGGCAGTGGACACTTTTGTGGGGTGGCTGAGATGAAGTCTGTTGTGGACTACAATGCCTATGCTGGCGTCTGGTCTCAGGATAAGTGGAAGGGGAAGTTTGACGTCAAATGGATCTTTGTCAAAGACGTTCCCAATAACCAACTGCGGCACATCCGCTTGGAAAACAACGACAACAAACCTGTCACCAACTCGAGGGACACTCAAGAGGTACCCCTAGAAAAAGCCAAGCAAGTGCTTAAAATAATTGCAACTTTCAAGCATACCACCTCAATCTTTGATGACTTTGCACATTATGAGAAGCgtcaagaggaggaggaagccatGCGTAGG TGCTTCCACGCCTCATGTACATCCCTCAGCACACGCAGACATTGA
- the YTHDF3 gene encoding YTH domain-containing family protein 3 isoform X2 yields the protein MSATSVDQRPKGQGNKVSVQNGSIHQKDAVNDDDFEPYLSSQTNQSNSYPPMSDPYMPSYYAPSIGFPYSLGEAAWSTAGDPPMPYLTTYGQMSNGEHHYIPDGVFSQPGALGNTPPFLGQHGFNFFPGNADFSTWGTSGSQGQSTQSSAYSSSYGYPPSSLGRAIADGQAGFGSDTLSKVPGISSIEQGMAGLKIGGDMTAAVTKTVGSALSSTGMTSIAANSVPPVSSSAPKPTSWAAIARKPAKPQPKLKPKGNVGIGGPAVPPPPIKHNMNIGTWDDKGSVVKAPPAQPVLPPQTIIQQPQPLIQPPPLVQSQLPQQQPQPQQPQQQQGPQQQAQPHQLQQQQLQNRWVAPRNRGVGFSQNNGAGGENFGLGVVSVSSSPSGVEVHPVLEKLKAINNYNPKDFDWNLKNGRVFIIKSYSEDDIHRSIKYSIWCSTEHGNKRLDAAYRSLNGKGPLYLLFSVNGSGHFCGVAEMKSVVDYNAYAGVWSQDKWKGKFDVKWIFVKDVPNNQLRHIRLENNDNKPVTNSRDTQEVPLEKAKQVLKIIATFKHTTSIFDDFAHYEKRQEEEEAMRRERNRNKQ from the exons AGACCTAAAGGACAGGGAAATAAAG TTTCAGTACAAAACGGTTCGATTCATCAGAAGGATGCAGTAAATGATGATGATTTTGAGCCATATCTAAGTAGTCAGACAAATCAG AGTAACAGCTACCCACCAATGTCAGACCCGTACATGCCTAGCTACTATGCTCCATCCATTGGATTTCCATACTCTCTAGGGGAAGCAGCATGGTCAACTGCAGGAGACCCTCCTATGCCATACCTGACAACCTATGGACAGATGAGTAACGGTGAACACCATTACATCCCTGACGGCgtcttcagccagcctggggccttGGGAAATACTCCTCCCTTTCTGGGGCAGCatggatttaatttttttcctgggaATGCAGACTTCTCTACATGGGGGACGAGTGGATCTCAGGGACAATCAACGCAGAGCTCTGCCTACAGCAGCAGCTACGGCTATCCGCCGAGTTCTCTGGGGAGAGCCATAGCggatggacaggctggatttggcagcgatactctgagcaagGTGCCTGGGATTAGCAGCATCGAGCAAGGCATGGCTGGACTGAAAATTGGTGGAGATATGACGGCTGCTGTCACAAAAACTGTAGGGTCAGCTCTGAGCAGTACAGGTATGACGAGCATCGCGGCCAACAGCGTGCCTCCGGTGAGCAGTTCGGCACCTAAACCCACCTCCTGGGCTGCCATTGCAAGGAAGCCTGCTAAACCTCAGCCCAAACTCAAGCCTAAAGGTAACGTGGGCATCGGGGGCCCCGCTGTACCACCACCACCTATAAAACACAACATGAATATTGGAACTTGGGATGACAAAGGGTCAGTGGTAAAAGCACCCCCGGCCCAACCAGTACTGCCTCCTCAGACTATAatccagcagcctcagccatTAATTCAACCACCGCCACTGGTGCAAAGCCAACTGCCTcaacagcagcctcagccaCAGCAACCACAACAGCAACAAGGACCTCAGCAGCAGGCCCAGCCTCACcagttgcagcagcagcagctgcagaaccgCTGGGTAGCTCCTCGCAACAGGGGCGTGGGCTTCAGCCAGAACAACGGAGCTGGCGGCGAGAACTTTGGTTTAGGTGTTGTATCCGTTAGCTCCTCGCCTTCCGGGGTGGAGGTGCACCCAGTGCTGGAGAAACTAAAGGCCATAAACAACTACAATCCCAAAGACTTCGATTGGAACCTGAAGAATGGACGTGTGTTTATAATCAAAAGCTATTCAGAGGACGATATCCATCGCTCCATTAAGTACTCCATCTGGTGTAGTACTGAGCATGGCAATAAGCGCTTGGACGCCGCTTACCGGTCCCTGAATGGCAAAGGCCCACTCTATTTGCTCTTCAGCGTGAATGGCAGTGGACACTTTTGTGGGGTGGCTGAGATGAAGTCTGTTGTGGACTACAATGCCTATGCTGGCGTCTGGTCTCAGGATAAGTGGAAGGGGAAGTTTGACGTCAAATGGATCTTTGTCAAAGACGTTCCCAATAACCAACTGCGGCACATCCGCTTGGAAAACAACGACAACAAACCTGTCACCAACTCGAGGGACACTCAAGAGGTACCCCTAGAAAAAGCCAAGCAAGTGCTTAAAATAATTGCAACTTTCAAGCATACCACCTCAATCTTTGATGACTTTGCACATTATGAGAAGCgtcaagaggaggaggaagccatGCGTAGG gagagAAATAGAAACAAACAATAA